GGTGAGAACCACTACTTGCGAGAGACACATGCGTGAATTGTCAGAGTTGTGGATAGGTGTTGCATGAGACGGGGACAagtggtaagttgcttggggttgaCAACTTCACACCACCTCTGTCCTATAGGGAAAAAAGATAAGTAATTGTGTGGGGTGGTAAACTTTACAACATTTTCAAAGAAACCTTTCTGCTACGGAAGGCAACTTTAGTAGCCCATCAAAGCAACATTCTTTGTCTAATTCGTGCTAGAAAATTTGTCTAACATTTTCCTCACTTTGCCTACCGTGGCGAGTAAGCAGTCTACCAGTGGATGCTCAATTGCCCACTATTGTCTCTAAGAGTTTCCCATTATTGATACTCATTTGTCTTTCATTGCTATTTTTTAGTATTGTGTTTGACAAGTTGCTTTGACATTGCCTAGTTGCTTACGAATAACTCTCGCTTGCATGCCATTGTAATTAATTGCCTACCAAAAGCATTGAGTTGATAAGTAGTTATGATAAGCAACCTGGAACAAGGTGCTTCATGTAGCACCAAAGTTGATAGGTAGTTATGGTAGGCAACTTAAAGATGATGCTTGGCAATTGTATATTCATCATAGCCAACTCAAAAGGACATTGGGATGATAGATGACCATGATACACTATATAATCTGATAAATAGTCATGATAAGCAACCTGGAACAAGGTGCTTCGTGTAGCACCAAAGTTGATAGGTAGTTATGGTAGGCAACTTAAAGATGATGCTAGGCAATTGTGTATTCATCATAGCCAACTCAAAATGACATTGGGACGATAGATGACCATGATACACTATATAATCTGATAAGTAGTCATGATAAGCAACCTGGAACAAGGTGCTTCATGTAGCACCAAAGTTGATAGGTAGTTATGGTAGGCAACTTAGAGATGATGCTAGGCAATTGTGTATTCATCACAACCAACTCAAAAGGACATTGGGATGATAGATGACCATGATACACTACATAATCGAAAGTTGCTTACTATAGTACAAAAGGGGCCTCTTCGAGGCACCAAAGTTGCTTGAGAAAAAAAGTTCGTTGAATGCAACTTCATAGGTGACACTAGGCAACTTGATGGTCATGACAACCAAGTTTCTATGAGCATTGAGTTGATAGGTAGTAATGATAGGCAACCTAAGCGAAAATTGCTTAATGTAGTACAAAAGTTGCCTCTTCATGGCACCAAAATTGCTTAAGAACAAAAGTTCTTCAAAAGCAACTTCATATGTGACGCTAGGCAACTTGACGGTCATGATATCCAAATTTATAATAGTATTGAGTTGATAGGTAGTCATGATAGACAACCTAAGTGAAAGTTGCTTACTTTAGTACATAATTTGCCTCTTCGTGGCACGGAAGTTGCTCGAGAACAAAGAAAGCTCATCAAAAGCAACTTAATATGTGATGATAGGCAATTTTATGGTCATGATATCCAACTTTTATAAGAGTATTGAGTTGACATGTAGTCATGATAGGTAACTGGCAACTAGGTGCTTCATGTAGCACCAAAGTTGATAGGTGTCCTGGTAGGAAACTTATAGGTAATTTTAGGCAATTTGTTAGTTATTATAGCCAACTCAAAAGAACATTTGGGATGATGAGTGATCAAGATGAATAGCCTAACTATAAGTTGATTAGTATAGCACAAAAGTTGCCTCTATGTGGACCAAAGTTGCCTGAAAAAAGTTCGTCGAAACATACTCATATGCACCTGCATCACATGCTAGGTAACTTCATGTACCGCCAACTTGATATGTGACCATGATACACAACCTAACTGAAAGTTGCCTTccgtagtataaaaagttgcctctTCGTGGCACCAAAGTTGCCAaagaaaaaagtttgtcaaaagcaACTTCATAGGTGACGCTAGGCAACTTGACGGGCATGATAGCCAACTTTATAACACCATTGAGTTGATAGGTAGCATGATCGACAACTTAACAACAAGGTTTTTCATGTAGTATCAAAGTTGATAGGTAGTCATGGTAGGAACCTTACATGTGATGCTAGGCAACTTGGTAATCATCGTAACCAACTGAAAAGACCATCGGGATGATAGTGACCATGATACACAAGCCTAGCCGGAAGTTGCCTACTGTAGTACAAAAAGTCGCCTCTCCGTGACACCAAAGTTGCCTAAGAAAAAAAAGTTCACTGAAAGTAACTTCGTAGGTGACGCTAGGCAACTTGACGGACATAGTAGCTAACTTTATAACATCTTTCAGATTCATATGTAGTCCTGATAGACAACCTGACAACACGGTTTTTTCATCTAACATCAAAGTTGATAGGTATTCATGGTATGCAAGTTTGCAGCTTACATGTGATGCTAGGCAACTTGGTAGTTGTCGTAGCCAACTCGAAAGAACATCAGGATAATACATGACCATGATATGCAGCCTAACCGAAAGTTGCCTactatagtataaaaagttgcctctCCGTGGCACCAAAGTTGCTTAAGAAAAAAAGTTCGTCGAAACATTCTTATATGGAATCTAGTTTCGAAGAGCTCGGCGTTGGAGACCTAaaggtgaaaacggatcttaatttGGATGCTTGATTCAAAAGTTATGACTTTTTGAAATTTTTAAACACACAAAATAATTGCACATGGGACAATATCTTTTCTTTCTTTAAATTGATTTTGCACCATATCATTTAGACAAAAGCTTACCTTTTTTGGTTGTGTGCTCAGGAACGCTAGGGAGCACACGTGTGCTCCCTAGATGTGTCCTTATTTTTTTATTCATATTGGCGATTGGGCCTGGAGGCCTAAAAAAGGGCATGTACACCAAAACTTTTCCTGTGAGTGTTTTATGTAGAGAACCAAACCAATTTGCTTGCTCCACCACCCTATATATTATTGAGTATTAAattaaagaaaacagaaaaataaaaatccTTAAATTTTGGGATATCAAACCTGGGTGCCTAATCTACTTCGgtgaaatttcatgatttttttaccAGGAAACGTATTTTTTTACGGGTGAATATTTTCCTTATATATAGAGAAAACTATTTGGATGGATTTTAGGCGTGACTGTATTTTCTTCTCATGTATACATTTGCTGATATTTTTTCATGAAACTTCGCACGGGGTAGATTGGGCACCTAGGTTTGTCATCCCTAAAttccagttttttttaaaaaaaattcctgaTATTTCTTGAAAATATTCTTATAGGGGGGTTGAGCACCCAGGAGTCCCATCGATCGTATCGTTCGCGTTGTTCCTTCCTGTGTGAGGAGAAACGTGAGCCAGATAAGGAAAAACTTCAGCCAGATTGTAGCGAATTTAAACCAAAATCGTCCCCAAATTCAAGCAAAACACGAGGGAATTCATTTCAAACTCCGCGATCTTGGAATCAAAACCGTTCTCTGGTAGTACCACTTTTGGATCCCTCTCGCGCTTCTGCGCAAGACTCCAATTCTTCACCACGCTCTCGCCTGTCTCCTCCGCTCCGAATTCGACACACAGCGCTGTGATCTTCGGGTAGATCTAGTGGGGCCCCGGAGCTGCCCCCGCGGCTCTAGAAGCatagcggaggcggcggcggcgggagaggtAGCTGCGACAGTGGGGTTGGTGTGTTGCTGGGGGGCGCGCGATGGCGTACCGGCCGTACCCGCCGCCTCAGGGGGCCTTCCCGCCGCAGGCCCGGCCTGTCAACCCGTAcgggcagccgccgccgccgcaggcagGGTACGGCCAGATGCCACCGCCACCGtttcacgcgccgccgccgcccccgcccggaCCGCCCCCGCCACACCAGCCTCAGTACAACTTCGGCCACGTGCCcccgcagcagcagcaacagccgccgccgccgccgccccagatGTATTACCAGCCCCCACCGCCGCCGTATGGCGGGAACAACAATCAAGCGCCCCCTCCACCACCACCAATGTCTCCTCCCCCTTCGGCACCGCCACCACCTCCTGCCCAGCCACCCCCACGGGTGGCTCCGCCGCCACCAAAGGAGCAGCAGGCCAAGGCGGCACTGCCAAGAGTGGAGATGGAGGAGCAGCGGCGAGCAAGGAAGAAGCGCGAGTATGAGAAGCAGAAGGTGGAAGACCGAAAGCAGCAGCAGATGATGCGCCAGTCGCAGGCCACCATTCTGCAGAAGACACAGCAGGTGCGTGCcgcgcaacagcagcagcagccacAGCCTCAGAGCCGGCACCTCCAGCCATCAGGCGGGACTCGGGTGGCGACAACTGTGTCTCGCCCAGCCTCCGCACCAAACACTGAGAGGTTTGAGAATCGGCTCAAGAAGCCGACAACGTTCCTCTGCAAGCACAGGTGAGTATAGGAAAAtttggacttttgatctatgcaagtgCTAGTTGGAGGAAATTGGAGCCCTTTCAGTGTAAAATGTGTGCTTGAGTAAATTATTATGATTATCATGCACTTGGGTATTTTGGCTGGCAATCTGAGCAGTTGCCAAATGCTGTACTGCTGATTCAGGACAAGCGACAAACGGCCTGTTTGAATTTTGGTGCAACTGCAACGTCATTGGTGAAGTCAGTGGCGTTAGGATCAAAGATCGACCTTTCCTTTTTCTAGCTTTTGGGAATATGTTCTTTGTTAATACGTAAACTATATCTTACTAATGATTCTTATGTTTTTGACATATATGCTGTTTTTGTATGTGCTTAGAGAAATGATCACATCTGTGTGATTCTAGAGTAGCATCAAAGGATTCACGAGCTATGATTTCCTGCACTACCTATTTCTTGTTATGAAACTAGAAAGATGAACCCTTTTGTGCAGTAGGCAGGCACACGGGTAGGCAAAATGGTTCTCAAAGCATAACTCCATTAATTGGCAGTTTCCTTTTGAAAAGTGTGTCTGCATGATTTTTTTTTGTCTCTGTGTCTTTCGGAACTAAACTACTGTATGACCCTGTTTTTTGCTTCTTCTCTTGTTAATGCAGGTTTAGGAATGAACTGCCAGACCCAAGTGCTCAATTGAAATGGCTGCCTCTGAATAAGGACAAGGACCGGTAGTTTTCTCCTCGCATTTTGATCAGATTGCTCTGTTCTGTTGTTACTTATGTTTGATGCAGTGAAAACCATTTCAGTGTTGCTTATCTAGTTTTACTATATACATTACATTGCTAGTTCCAAATTTGTGATTTTTCCATTCACCTGCTATTATTTAGGTGTTAAATGAATTTCTAGCTCATTATTGTATAATGATCATTCTCTTTATCGAGACAACCTGTTTGAGCATATGGCAGGTCTAAGCTTGTATTTATACCTGCTGTCAGTCCCATAACATGCATTTACTTTTAGAAACAGTCCCAAATTTTCAGCCATTTGGTCATATTTCAAGCACAAGTCTAAGAGACCCAACATATGATGTGCAGCAATAGATGGGGTATTCTTCATGTGAACAGTACCGGGAGGCACTATCTCATGCAAGGAGAGCAAACAGCTGCTCAGGTTTAAATTTGTTCTAGAGATATCCTTGAATTTGTTCTAGAGATATCCTTGATTGACATCCTTAGTCAAGATATGATATCCTAGTATGATCTCATTCTCATGCAAGGAGAGCAACCGGCCGCCACCCCTTTCCTTGACCCCCTCTCTCCCGATCCCCTCCCCCCCTGATCCGATCTAGGGcttcgagccgccgccgccgccggagctgcgCGGGGCAAAGCCCAGGCGGCGGATGATGGCAGCGGTGGGGCCTTCCTCCACCGCGACTCCGGGATGCAGTTGCGGTGGAGATCCGCGCGGGTGTCCTGGATGTGTGCGTCGTCCGGCGTTGGCGGCGCAGCGGTGCGGGCCCCTCCGCCGTCGATGGCTCACCCATGAGGGGCGGCTGTCCTGGGCGGTGGTGTGGCTCCGGTCGTACGGTTTCCCGGCGGTAGACGTTCACCCATGGGCGTGCTGGATGACGGAGGAGGTCGATGTGGTGGTCCAGCCAGGGATGGGCGCGAATTTGTCAGCGAAAGCTTGGTTCGGCCTCGGCCAGAACCGTCGGCGGCGGCGCCCGTGGGCGTCGTTACCTCGTTGGAGGCGTTGTGGAGCAATTCATGTTCCCTGTGTGCCCCGGGGGAACCCCAGATTCGGGCTTTTCGGATCGGATGATGGCGAGGTTCCTGTGTCGTCACCCCCATGGGGGCATCATCTTTGGGGTTGTATACCGGCTGGAGGGATAAGTGTTTGGCTTGGTGGCTGGGCGCAGGTCTCCGTATGCTTCTCGTGCGGTGACCAAGGTGGAGCGGCGTGCCATCTACAGTATTGACGATGGCGAGTCTTGGTGGCAAGGTGCAGCGGGGTCTCGGCGCTGGATACCGTTTGATGGACGCGTGCAGGAGGCAGGCGCTGTTTGGCGTCGACGGCAGAAGGGTCTGACAAGATCAGTGCTTGATTGCTCTTGAAGATGAGACTGCGGAAGAAGGCGGTGACAACAGATTCTACAGCGTGTGCATGCAGTGCATGCGGAGGGTCTACTAGACCGGTGGTGCTCCCGGCTAGCCGGTGGGTGGCTTGGTGAGGTCACCGGATTTCTTGGTGTGCGTGGCGCGCAGTCAGGGCAAATCATCAATCTTGTAGGTAGGGACACAGTTTTTGCCAGGAAGGTGGCTTTGAGTTGATCTACGCATTTATTTGTAAGACCTTGTTGAATAATGCAATAAAGATGGCTGTATGCATCGCTCGTAGAGGCCGCGGGCAATCCTCCTTTTCGAAAGAAGAAAAATGTCAGTTGAATTTGTAGGAAGAAGATCTATTTGTACATGTGCGGCTGCATGCTTCATGggaatgaaaaaataaaatatacCAAGCTCCTTGCCCTCCCCTTTGGCCTGCCTCTATGGCGTCGTTGCCCTGCCCATGTCCAGGATCAACTAGCCAAACACCACCATGTAACctccatggcaaaaatgcattttttACCATGTTGCTTTGTTAGCCTGATCCAATTATTTGTTGTACTTATGCATGATTAATAGATGAATTCAGAATTGTTTCACAGAAAATTATCCAAGTTCATTATATCTGGTTACTGAAACATAAAATTAAATACAAACATAATCATTGTTGTTAGTCATATCATCGTGTGTGAGTGAATGGTCTCTCCACTGTTGTTTTTACAAGACAGGTCCTGTGCCATTTCCATGATATTTGCAATACTCTGCTTTCTTATTACACTATTAGTTCTTGGTGTTTCTCTCAGTTGTAATTCATTCTGCATGTTCGACCGCATCTTCGACCGCGAGCAACCGTCAGTTCACACCTTAGTGAGTAGGATCAAAGCCGAAGCCAGGCTCTGGGCCACTGCTGGCGCTGCTGGCCTTAGAGTCGTGCTGCCCACCACATGGGATGTGCACTAGCATCTACTTTATGTCTGAAACCGCCTCCTAGGAGGATTGTAATTACAAACTCTCTCTTTTCAATGGAATGAAATGCATGGGTCCcctgcgttttctcgaaaaaaaagtTCATTCTGCATGTTGCGTTTTTTTTTGGGGCAGCCATCCTTATGTTTTTCTGTCTATTGCCTTTTCACAGATATACCAAGTACAGGATCTCATCATTGGAGAAAAATTATCTGCCTAAAATGATTGTCCCTGAGGATCTTGGGATACCTCTTGACCTACTTGATATGACTGTATACAAGTAAGAATTAAGCCAGCCATATATTTCTACCTTTCTGATGATTCTTTGTAGCATCCCTAACTTGAGTGCCAAACATGCATTTAGCCCTCCCGCTGCTCAGCTGCCCCTGGCTCCAGAAGATGAAGAGCTGCTGCGTGATGATGAAGTTCTCACCCCTGTTAAACCAGAAGGTATAAGGAAAAAGGAGAGGCCAACCGACAAAGGCATGTCTTGGCTGGTCAAAACACAGTACATTTCTCCGCTTAGTACTGATGCAGCCAAAATGGTAATGCCAGCTGATTCTTCCATAAATATAGTTACATATATTGTGCTTGATTACTTCATATATACTAAAAATAGTAATTTGGCCATTCCAGTCGATCACTGAAAAGCAAGCAAAAGAAAGGCGAGAATCAAGGGAGGGTCGAGATAATGTCCTCGAAAATCTTAATGATAGGTATGCGTTTCCTTTTACTTGGTTTATTCTTTTGTTTCTGAAGGTTTGCCTGTTCTGCAAGCCTGGTGCAGCCAACGACATTATTTTTCTATGCGCGTATATATCAGACAGAAGCGAATAAAAGCCATTGCAGAGTCCTTCAAAGCCGCTAAATCGCGCCCTGTCCACCAGACTAAACGAGGGATGGAACCAGAGTTTGTTCTCCCTTTGGTACCCGATTTTGATAGGTATGACTTTTCAGATGACACTTTATTCTGTGTGTCTGTCATTATATTTTAGAAGACTTAGTTCTTCATTTTTGACATCTGATGTTTGTTGAGCACGGTCAGTTCATTGAAGTATGTTTTGTTGCCACTTCAGTTTCTTATCTATGTTACAAAAAAATTGTTTACTTCCCACCAGCTATAAAATTTCAGGTCAGTGTGTCCAAAATTTATTGTTGTTGAAAAAGTGATCTTCCCTTATagtatatgccataatttcttctgTTTTGCTATTCAAGGTACCACCTTGATTTTTGTGTTGCCTTGGGGTCCTATAAGCTGGTGGATGAATTTAAGTGATCTCAAATTTGCTTTTCTGTTGACCTCTATAGGTATAATGATCCATTTGTTATGGTGAATTTTGATGGAGATCCTACAGCTGATTCAGAGCAGTACAACAAGCTAGAGAGACCTGTACGTGATGAATGTGAATCCCAGGTGAGTCACATTTTTTTTCTTCTGCCTTGAGCTTTCTGATTTAGTTACTTATGTTAACATGCCCATAAGGATGTATTGTAGAAACAGATattttatattgattgcatgttaaTGTCAAATGCACATATTTCCAGATGTTATGTTAATACGTCACTGATGCTCTGCGTAGATATACCCTCGCATCTATACCAATACAAAAAGACCCGAAGGGGCAGATCCAGGCCATCTCAGCCATCAAATCATGAGATCTAGCAGTTCAAACCGctccaatgttgagcaccaaacacgttTAACACTCTAATTACTCACCACTGCCACTGGTTGTAGATACATTTAAACTCAACGTCATCTTATAAAATCAGCCACGCAATTGATATCCTGCCAATTATCAACGTGCAAGTGATATCTTACCTAACATCAATATGCAATTAATATCCTACTaaatattaacgtgcattgcacctaCACGTTTACCAAGTATATCTGAGGTTTTCCGTGTTATCATGATAGGCTCTGATGAAAAGTTTTCAAGTCAGTGGTTCAGACCCTGCAAAACAAGAGAAATTTCTGGCATATATGGCTCCAGCACCCCACGAGGTATCCATCCTTTTCTCAACTCTAGTACATCTTTATTTAAAATGTCACAGGTCATagttatatactccctctgtcccaaaatataagaacgtttttgacactagtatagtgtaaaaaacgttcttatattttgggacggagggagtatatttttggtattattATCATAATCTTATCACGACTATGGTTTTGTCTAGCTTGTCAAGGACTtggatgatgaaaatgaagacttccaGTACTCCTGGATTCGGGAATATCACTGGGAAGTATGTGGCATTTGCTAACGTGTCTGCGATTGTGTCTAACTTTTCGTTCTACTGGTGTAAAACTGCCTACATACCTTTTCTTGTTTCGTGATTCAGGTAAGGGGGGATGACAAACAAGATCCAACGACTTACCTTGTCTcatttgatgatgatgatgcaaaGTATTTGGTAACTTGCTCTGTGCATACTTTATTTATTCTGATTTTATTCTAATATGTGGCAGTTATTCATTGCACATTTGGGTGACACTTTATTGTCCATTGGGCAGCCTCTTCCTACCAAGTTAGTATTGCAGAAGAAGAAAGCTAAAGAGGGGAGATCTGGGGATGAAATCGAGCATTTTCCAGTGCCTTCTAGAATTATTGTGAGCAGGACAGCACATGGTGATCAGATGGAGCACGGAGAATCATCCAGCATGCATGTATGACTCATTTTTCCTTTATAACTGCTGGCATGAAAGTTTAATTTGCAGTGAACTACTATACTGCAGCTAGGTAGCATttgttttcgaaacggaggcaaaagatttgcatcatcgattaattaagaagagaattgcccagttaattaacggaaaaccgggcgaaaaccgataCAAACCAGCCACATGTGGACTACTCACAGAGCATGCAACCCCATAAGCACATGATCAGCCGACAACCATACCCAACACGTAACGACCACCAACCCCCACACTGGTACATCGCAAAGACACCCTGACGAGAGTAGCTCGACCGGCCACGTGCACCACCAAACCCACGAAGACAAACCAGGCCATAAGGACAACCCAAGAAACTGATGACCATCCATCAAGCAGCTGCGGACGCCTTTCCTGTGGCGCCACTCTTCTTTCCTTTGCTCCTGAGAGCTTCCTCCACAATCGCCTTGCCAGATCCAGGGCTAGCCGCCTCCAAATGTTTGAGCAAGCTGTGAAGCTCTATCTAAAAGAGAATATCATCGACCTTGTCACGTACGGAAACCTGCCTAGCAGTCACGTGTGAGTGGGTGACCGCAGCATCGGAACCTCCATGGTCCACAGAGGCGAGTGGCTGGCTAGGCTCCAAAGGATCGGGCATCAACATGCCGATCGCCTCAACATCAGATGACAGAGCCTCAGAGTTAGGTGCCAACACACCTGTCTCAACAACCTCGCCACTCAGGCGCCACATGCCCAATGGCCATAAATGAGAGACCGACATAATCAACCAAGCCTCCACTGTCCACAACGGCGGGCGCTGGCCGCACTCTGACGGTGGTGGTGAGGGCGTCATGgacaccgccaaggactccaatgggcCCAGCTCCATCGGTAGCATCATAGATGATTCCCTACAAAACTCGTGCGGCTCAGGCATAATCTGCAGAACTAGAGCCACGACCTCGATCACGACCGCACTTCCATAGATAGACGGCGTCGCATGTAGAGCACGAGGAGAAAAATCTCCAAAGAAGCATTCAACCTCATCAATGGGACCAACCTGGAGCTCAGGTAGCAAAGGCATAGCCGACACAACCTGAAGCTTGGCAAGAGCACCGCGAAGCTCAGTGCGAAGCAGCTCAACCTCCTGAAGGATCTCCGTGCGCAGCAGGGCAAACTAGGACTCCAAAGTAGACACCGAAAAGGCACTGACATTGGAATGCTTGCAACACCCAGATTGGGACCTTGGTGGCACCGACACACGTAGCGATGAGTGGCCCACGGCCTCAGCCCAACTCCTGGTCAGCGAAGGACAAGGTTGGGCAGACGAGGAGCGGCTCTGCTGGCAAGGAGCACGAGTGACCGGAGAGCCAGCGCGAGCGATCGGAGAGCGATCACAAGCAACCGGAGAGCAAGCACGACATAACCTCTCCTGATGACCAGGACGACGATAGCGAATGCATCTGAATGGCTCACGACATGCACTAACTTGGTGGCCACGCTCGAGGCAACGGAAGCACCTTCCTCGAGCCCACCGCTTGAAGGCGAGGCTACGCTCGAGAACTTTCGTCGACGGCTTGGGGGGAGCACCCCGGCCGGAACAGCGCCCCCGACCCACATGCTCCCAGCCCGCCTCAGCTTCAAGAGCGACAGCGACAGCAGAGAGGTCGTTGCATGCCGACGCTGAAGATGGACCGAGCAGAGGAGACTCCAACTTCTCTGGCGTCTTCTCGTCATCGCACCCACCATCGTTTCCTCCAGCTTCGCCGGAATCAGCGACTACGAGGGCGGTCGGTGCTGCCGCACAGGAGGCCGGCGTTGTAGGCGGCAACATCGTCTGGGAAGAAGCAGGTGCCGGGGAGATCATTGCCAGTGGAGACTACACACCGCTAGGTGGCGGTGGCTGCTGGGACGCGAGTATCTGCGCGGTCTTGACACTGTCCTTCTGAGAAGCTGCATCGAGGGTGCAGATCGCTGAAGGGGGCTGGGCGCGATCCACCGAGGGGGGACTGTGCCAAGGGCGCCGTCAGCGGGTCGGAGGACGCTTCTGGTAGCAGGAGCATCTCGGGCCTCTGTGGAGGGGGCTGAATCACCAGGCCGGTGGAGGTGTCAGCAGGAGCGCCGCCGTGGAGGCCGTCCCCGGCTTCGGGCGGCCCGGCAAGAGGACATCACGCCTCCATTCTCCGGCCTATACCTCCTAGCAGGAGGATGCCGGAGCACAACCGACAACGGAGCCACATAACTGGCGCCTAGCACAAACAGAGTTCCGGCCGCCGACGCGGACGCGGACGCGGTCACAGGCCGGCGAGGAGACATAGCGCCGAGCCGAGCTTCacatggagaagagagagggcgagGAGGGATTCCGGATCTGGCCTCGGCAGTTGCAGAGCTGGCCGGAGGAGAGAGATCAAGGCGCCGCCGCTGGGGCGCTCACCCGACGTTGGTTCGGTCGCGGGAGCCCACCT
This portion of the Triticum dicoccoides isolate Atlit2015 ecotype Zavitan chromosome 7A, WEW_v2.0, whole genome shotgun sequence genome encodes:
- the LOC119329554 gene encoding protein PAF1 homolog, with amino-acid sequence MAYRPYPPPQGAFPPQARPVNPYGQPPPPQAGYGQMPPPPFHAPPPPPPGPPPPHQPQYNFGHVPPQQQQQPPPPPPQMYYQPPPPPYGGNNNQAPPPPPPMSPPPSAPPPPPAQPPPRVAPPPPKEQQAKAALPRVEMEEQRRARKKREYEKQKVEDRKQQQMMRQSQATILQKTQQVRAAQQQQQPQPQSRHLQPSGGTRVATTVSRPASAPNTERFENRLKKPTTFLCKHRFRNELPDPSAQLKWLPLNKDKDRYTKYRISSLEKNYLPKMIVPEDLGIPLDLLDMTVYNPPAAQLPLAPEDEELLRDDEVLTPVKPEGIRKKERPTDKGMSWLVKTQYISPLSTDAAKMSITEKQAKERRESREGRDNVLENLNDRQKRIKAIAESFKAAKSRPVHQTKRGMEPEFVLPLVPDFDRYNDPFVMVNFDGDPTADSEQYNKLERPVRDECESQALMKSFQVSGSDPAKQEKFLAYMAPAPHELVKDLDDENEDFQYSWIREYHWEVRGDDKQDPTTYLVSFDDDDAKYLPLPTKLVLQKKKAKEGRSGDEIEHFPVPSRIIVSRTAHGDQMEHGESSSMHGNLKRQRSSVDDDLDEHPRHSRVEDMGQYSEEDYSD